The genomic DNA TGCCCTGACTGCGAATCCAACCAACGCAGAGGCATGGCTATTTCGAGCGGTTGCGCTTCAGCGGCTCAATCGCTATCCCGAAGCCTACACCAGCTACGGAAAGGCTTTGGGCGATCGCCATTCCACCGAGGCACAAAGCCAGCAGCCCAGTTCATCTCTCCTCCCCTGGAACTGGATGAACACCTGGATCGCCTCCCTATGGCAATCCATCAGGGGATGGGCTTAGTTGAGAGCAGGAAACAAATCAGGACAGGAAATAAATTAGGGCGGGAAATAAATTAGGGCAGGAACAAAACGAGTAAAACCGGAGATTGCTGCCCGATTGCGGACAGAAGGGAAAAAGCTAGAATGATCTCAGTCCAGTTGGGAGCCATCAGCATTTCTGGTGGGATGTGCCTATCGAAACGATCTACGGACAGCTTCAAGGTTTGAAGCCCAGTCAACTCAAGCAACTTCAGCGACTCTACCATCAGCGGCTTCCTGGCGATCGGCTGACGACGCCGGAGTTTGCCCAGCGACTAGCCGCCATTAGCACGGAGATCAGTCAGCCCGTTTGCACCTACATTAATCGGCGCGGACAGGTGATTCGGGTGGGAGTGGGCACGGTGCGGCAAACCCAGATTCCACTGCTGGAGCTACCCCGCTACGGCGCAGAACGGTTAAGCGGCATTCGCTGTGTGACGACTCAACTTAAACCAGAATCGCCCAGCGAGTCTACCCTCACGGCAATGGCACTGCAACGGCTGGATGCACTGGTGATGCTCGTACTGTCTGGCGGGGGCTTTGAACGCAGGGGCGGGGGCGCGACCGGGTACGTCAAAGAGGCGTATCTGGCTCACTTAGTGCCTCATCCCGAAGCCCGCTGGACGGTTTCACCTCCGCTTAGTTTGGAGAGCGTTGCCCAGCAGGATTTTATTGACCTCACGGAGGGTCTGGAGGAGGAATTTCGGCGGGATTATGTGGCGCAGCAGGTTGCTGCTGGACACGATCGCGTCTTGCTCGTCGGCTTAATGACGGAAGGCATCAACGCCAAACAGTTTCGCGATCGCCTGACAGAAGTGGCGCGACTGATTGAAACCGCAGGGGGGGAAGTGCTGGAAGTTCTGCATCAGCGGCGCAGCAGTCCTCATCCGCAAACGGTGGTTGGCGAAGGTAAAGTCCAGGAGATTGCGCTGGCGGCTCAAACCGTAGGGGCAAATCTGGTGGTGTTTGATCGCGATCTGTCTCCGGCACAGGTTCGCAATTTAGAAATGCAGGTTGGCGTGCGGGTCGTCGATCGCACCGAAGTCATTCTGGACATCTTTGCTCAGCGGGCACAGTCCGGCGCGGGTAAGCTCCAGGTCGAACTGGCACAGCTTGAATATATGATGCCTAGGCTGAGCGGTCGGGGGCGGGCAATGTCTCGACTGGGGGGCGGAATTGGAACGAGAGGTCCGGGGGAAACGAAGCTAGAAACGGAGCGGCGAGCGATTCAGCGGCGAATTTCCCGGCTGCAACAGGAGGTTAACCAGCTTCAGGCACACCGATCGCGTCTGCGGCAGCAGCGACAGCATCAGGAAGTTCCCTCGATTGCGATCGTCGGCTACACGAATGCCGGAAAATCGACGCTGCTAAACGCCCTGACCAATTCGGAGGTTTACACGGCAGACCAGCTTTTTGCCACGCTTGACCCCACGACGCGTCGCCTGGTGATTACCGATCCGCACAGCCACCGATCGCAGGCGATCGTCCTGACTGATACGGTGGGATTTATTCACGATCTACCGCCCTCCCTGGTGGATGCCTTTCGCGCCACGCTGGAGGAAGTCACCGAAGCCGATGCGATGCTGCACGTCGTTGATCTCTCCCACCCCGACTGGCAGGGTCAGATTCGATCGGTAATGAAAATTCTGGCGCAGATGCCCATTACTCCCGGTCCAGCGCTGCTGGCGTTCAACAAAATCGATCAGGTGGATGGGGAAACCCTTGCCTTTGCCCAGGAGGAATACCCACAGGCAGTATTTATCTCAGCGGGCGAGCGTCTGGGTCTGGAAACTTTGAGAATGCGGCTGGCGCAGCTTGTTTCCTACGCGGTTGCCTCCCGGCAGTTCAAGGACAGCTAGGGAACGCAGATAGGCTTGATTTGGCTGACTTCAGGCTAATTGCTGGCTAAAATTCGGCTAGCTTTTGGCTAGAACTCAGCTAAAATTCTGGGCTGTGTTCCCTATCCCAACAGACCTCATCTTCCCAGTATTTCCCTGCCTGTTCGCAGCTCCACTCTGAGGTGAGCCAGGGAATAGCAGTGGGGTGAATATCCGGCGAATCCGCTTGGAGAACGTCATCATTCGCCTGGGATCTTTGCCAGAGCAGCAGGGTCGCTGTACTGACACTTATAGATAGCAGGATGAAAGCAGAAATCGGCAACCAGAACCGACGATAGGATCGCGCTTGTCTGGGCAACTGAACGGGCAGCTGAAACAATGCTTTAGAAAGTATTGACACAATGGCAACCAGGAAAGTGACGATCGCAGCAGCCAGGTTAAAACTGCAACGCAGGAAAAGAACTCTTACACTCTTTTTCCTACGTTTGATTGCATTTGCAATCCGTAGGGATGGAAGCGGTTTTATTGATTCTTCAAGCAATTCGGAACCGCAATGTTCTTCAGCCCGTTAGAAGCAGATAATTTACTGAAATCCCGTTCAAGCTTCACTGGCGCGATCGAGTTTTTCTGCGGAAATTGCGGACTGCGACAAGATCCCAATCCACAGGACAGCCGTTCGTCTGCGAGAATAGCGCATCTTGATGCAGCTTATTTTCTATTTCAAGTGTAAAAAGGCAGCTAAATCTTTAAGCGCAGTCTTCATGTCTTCAGTCCATTTTCTCGAGCGCTGCCCAGGCTCGCAGCACTTCTGCCACCGTCCAGGCTTGAGCAAAACAGCCTCGCGGCGTAAAGGGCGGGTCGCCGTCAAAGATTTCGCTGAGGCTGCCAATCCCGTGGGACAGCAGATGATTTGCCATCGGTTCAAGAAACTGCCGCGCCTGCACCGGATTACGATAGACCCGCAGATGTGCCAAGACAAATGGTCCCAACAGCCAGCCCCAAACCGTTCCCTGATGATAGGCTCCGTCCCGTTGCTGAGGGGCACCGCCATAACTTCCCTGATAGTCAGGGTGATCGGGAGCCAGCGATCGCAGTCCGTGGGAGGTGAGGAGCGATCGCCCACAGACATCAACCACGCAGCGCTGTTGTGCCTCGGTGAGGGGACTTTCCGGCAGCGAAACGGCAAAGATCTGGTTCGGACGCAGGGACGGATCGTTGCCATCCGGCGAATCCAGCACGTCATAGCAGTAGCCCCGATCGGCGTTCCAGAATCGATCGAAGCGAGCCAGGGTGCGATCGGCAATGGCATCGTATTCCTGATAGGGCTTGCCTAAGTGACGGGCAATTTTACCAATGGCGCGAAGAGCGTTGTACCACAGGGCATTGACTTCGATCGGCTTACCCTGGCGGGGGGTGACGACCCAATCGCCGACTTTAACATCCATCCAGGTGAGCTGGGTATCTGGAGTGCCTGCATAGAGTAAACCATCTGCCGGATCAAGATGGATGTTGTAACGGGTACCGCGACAGTGCCAGTCAATCATTTCCGCGAGGACGGGAAACAGCTCCGCCAGCAAATCATCATCCTGGGTTGCCAGGTAATACTGCTGAATGGCTTCAAAGTACCAGAGCGATGCATCGACGGTATTGTACTCTGGCTCCTCCCCCACATCAGGAAATCGGTTGGGCAGCATCCCCTGACTGACGTAGGAGGCAAAAATTCGCAGAATCGATCGCGCGACATCCGATCGTCCTGTCGTGAGGGTGAGTCCGGGCAGGCTAATCATCGTATCCCGTCCCCAGTCACTAAACCAGGGATATCCCGCCAGGATGGTCTTGCCGTGCAGCACTTCTTGTTCGGGAGCCGCTCCCGCATCCGCTGGTTCTTCCAGAATATTCACTCTTTCGCAGAGGGGCAATCGCGTCACCGATCGATTCACAATGAACTGATCAGCTGCCAGCACCAGACGGCTGATCCAGGGCGGTGCTTCCTTTGTCGAAACACTTCCCGAAACATTTCGCAGTTCTCCCTGGGGGGTAATCGGGCGGTTACTCTTCCAGAGGCTCAGCAATCGCTGTTCGTAGGTTTGCCGCAGTTTAAGCGCTGCTGTCCCGTTGAGGCTGGCATGGGGATCGGTACTGGCAACGATCGTCACTGTTTCACCGGGATGGAGAGTGATATGAAACGTTGCTGCATGGAGATGATCCTCCCGATCGCTCAGTCCCCGATACCGTTCCTGGGCGAGAAAGAAGTTGTAGTACCACTCATGCAGCGTAATGACCTCTGCCCGGTCACTCAGCAGGAAAAACGGAACTGCCTGGTCGTAAGCCAGAATGCACAAACCTCGATCGACCCGGCTGATGTCCATTTGCCAGTGCAGGCTGCGGGTTGTGCCGTGGTAGTCCCGATAGTTCACAAAGGATTTGAGCATCAGGGCAAGGGGCTGACTCGATCGCACCAGTTCGTACTGAATGTAGGTGGTATTAGCTCCGTACTGCATCCACACCCGCTTTTCCAGCAGGGCATCCCCGCAGGCATATCGCCAGGTCGGAACCGTATCGTTTAGCGCAAAATGTTCCAGATAACGGTAGCCCTGGGGATCGACGTGACCATCACTCCAGCGATCGGTACTGAGGGTAAAAACCTGACGATCGTAGTGAACAATCTCCTCCAGTTTGGTCAGGAGCAGGGTACGGGCGAGGGGTGGGTTGAGTGCGGCAACCAGCAAACCGTGATAGCGACGGGTCAGCATTCCGGCAACTGTTCCAGACGCATATCCGCCAATTCCATTTGTCACCAACCATTCCCGCGATGCCGCAAGGTCGAGATCGCCGCAGATCTCTCGCCCAAATCCAATATTCATACAAACCAGAAGCGCTATATTGAGTATCGGCTGTGAAGCTGACAAAAATCCTGTCAGGATACTTAAGAATTTTAATTCGCTTGATATGAATTCATCGGAATGGCTTGCCCTGGCGATCGGCAATTCCCGGCTGCACTGGGCTTGGTTTCGCAAGGGGGCGATCGTCACAGCCTGGGATAGTCCCCATTCTCCACCAGAATTTGCCACGCTGGAGTTTGCCTGCCAGAAGGCAAACCTGACACCAGAGGTAGATTTGGCTGATCTGCCGCTCTACATTGCTTCTGTTGTGCCTGCCCAGACTGAACTCTGGCTAAATCAGCCGCGATCGACGCTGCTCACCCTCGATGCCATTCCGTTTCAAGGACTTTATCCTACCCTGGGAATCGATCGTGCCCTTGCCCTCTGGGGAGCAGCCGTTCGCTATGGTTTGCCCGCACTGGCGATCGATGGCGGCACTGCCCTCACTTTCTCCGGTGCCAATGCTCAACAGGAATTTATTGGCGGTGCGATTTTACCTGGACTAGGACTACAACGCCGATCGCTCTCTGACCAGACTGCTGCCCTACCCTTTGTCAAATCCAATGATGCGCCTCCTCGCTGGGCAAAATCTACCGCAGAGGCAATCCAGAGTGGCATTTTCTACACGGCACTGGCAGGAATTCGAGAGTTTGTGCAGGACTGGCGGCAGCAATTTGGCAAAGGGGCGATCGTCCTGACAGGAGGGGATGCGGAGCTGTTAATGGATGGCTTAACAACTCAATATCCAGAACTATTGGAAGCACTCTCGATTGATTCCCATCTAATCTTTTGGGGAATGCAGGCGATCGTGGAGCGGAGTTGACTGAGGAGCTTAGTGGAAGAAAGACCTCACTGTTGCAGTCCTCAGCCTAATTTCCCTTCTAGGTCTGAGAGCAAGACTTTAAGAACCAGAAAGAACTTTTTCGGCTCCGCTATCTATTGATTTCGCCTATCTATTCATCAAACTATTGATGGCTTTATTGATGGCTTTATTGATGGCTCTGTCCTGTTCTCATCCAGAACAGATTTGCTTGGTAGCTATCTAATCCCTTATCCGGGTTACGGCGAAGCTTATTTTTTTGTTTATCAAAAGTCTTATAACGCTCCCATACGCTAGAGCTGCTGGCAATTCCTTGATGGACAGATCGAATGTACAGACCGATCGCTGCAATACCCTTTTTACTGGCTAGCGTCACAGACAGTTATTCGTTCATATTTAGTTTGTCTATACGTAATTTGTCCATACGCAATTTGTTCGTACAAAAAAGGTAGACAGCCATATATCACTGTCTACCCACAGACTATTTTTTATCCGTTGAATAGCCCTAGCTCAGAGCGGGCAGCAGCGGGCGAAAGCCGTGTTTCACCGAGACTTGACCGATCAGATCCATTTTTTCCAGGGTGATTTGATTGCGTCCCCAAGAGAAATTGGTGTACAGCTTCTCGAACTCCAGCAGCATCGATTCTGCAAAGCAAGCAAAAAGCTGACGGGCAGGAACGTCCATATTTACGATGCTCATGATCCGCCAGTCGATATCGAGCGAATGCTCCACAATGCCGCCATTCAGCACATGCACGCCGGGATGCTGAACTTTCATGCCCAGATTCTTGGGATAGCCGCCATCAATCAGGAGGCAGGGCTGCTTCAGTGTCGTGGGATCAATTTCTACGCCCTTCGGCATACTGGCAACCCAAACGATAATATCTGCCTGGGGCAGTGCCTCGTCCAGGCTCAGGATTTTGCCGCGTCCCAGTTCATCCTGGAGTGCCTGAAGCCGTTCCTGATTACGAGCGATCAGCAGCAGTTCCGCCACATCCGTCCGGGCATCGAGCCAGCGACAAACCGCACTGCCAATATCCCCCGTTGCGCCACACACCGCCACCGTTGCCTTCGATAGTTCAATGCCAAGCTGCCTGGAAGCCTGCTCGACCTGTCGGCAAATAATATAAGCCGTGTGGGTATTGCCCGTCGTGAATCGGTCAAACTCTAGCTTGACGTTCCGCACCTGGGAAATTTGCTGCAAGTTGAAATTTTCGAAAATAATCGAAGAAAAACCACCCAGCGCCGTGATGTTGATGCCGTGCTTCTGGGCGTGCGCCATCGCGTTGATAATTTTGCGTGTCGCTGCCTTGATTCGCCGAGTTGCCAGCATTTCCGGCAAGAAGCAGGATTCCACGTAGCGACCTTCAATTTGCTGTCCAGTCGCGCTGGTCACTTTGATGGTATCTACGATCTGGGGAGGAGCGCTGCACCAGAAGTCTAGCCCCTGGTCGGCGTATTCGGGATAGCCCAGCTCTCGTGCAACCGATTGGGCGTGTTCTAAGCTTGTCAGATGACCAATTAATCCAAACATGGACAGCAGTGAGCCTATATCTCGAACGGCAGGTAGGACTGTAAACAGAGTGTTGAAAACACCCTTAAAAATACTACAAAATATTACTTGATCAAAAATAATTCTTCGGAAGGATCGCGGCTCCCTCAGCAGGAATCGCGTACCTGTTTCAGGATACACCGATCGCAGCACCGGATGTATCGCAGATTGCACCGAACCTATCTTTCGGTTGAGCTAAGCTGCCCTACGGTGACTCGGATAGAATCGCTTTTGAGGTCTGTGGGTCTTCCTGAGAAAGGCGAGACAGCAGGGGAGCAGCGGACAGCAGCGTTTTTGTATAGGGATGTTGGGGATGGGTAAACAGGGTTTCTGTGTCTCCCAGTTCGACAATTCTGCCCCCGTTCATTACCGCAATGCGATCGCACAGAAAACGCGCTACCCAAAGATCGTGGGTAATAAATAAATAGGTGAGGTCAAATTCCTGCTTGAGTTCCAGCATCAGGTCTAACACCTGCGCCTGCACACTGGCATCCAGCATACTCACAGGCTCATCGCAGATCAGGAGTTTGGGACGGGTAATCAGGGCACGGGCGATCGCCACTCGCTGCTGCTGTCCGCCGGAAAGGTCTTTGGGATAGCGATGATAAAAGTCGATCGCCGGAGTTAAGCCCACCCGCTCCAGCATTTTCTCGACTTCCTGCTTGGCAGCTTCGGGGATTGCCAGTTTGTGAATCAGCAGGGGATCGGCGATGCTTTCGCCCACGGTCATCAAAGGATTCAGGCAAGCATGGGGGTCTTGGAAGACCATCTGCATCTGTCGGCGCTGCTGCTGAAGTGCCTGGGGAGAAAGGGCAGTCAGATTTTGTCCCAGGAATTCAATTCTGCCGTCGGTCGGTCGAATGAGCTGCAAAATCGTGCGGGACAGGGTACTCTTGCCGCAGCCGGATTCCCCCACCAATCCCAGAATTTCCCCCGGATACAGATCGAGCGTGATCCCGTCCACCGCCCGGATCGTCTTGTCCTCGGATTTGCCCAACAGCCGCGAGACAAAGTTCTGCTCTAGAGTGTAGTGCTGTTTCACCGCATCGAGCCGCAGTAAAGGCTGAACCTCCCGCTGTTCAACGCCCTGCGTTTCTAACCGCTCCCGTCCTGCCTGGAGATGTAGCGCTGCCTGAAGCAAAGACTGCGTGTACTCATGCTGAGGCTGGGTCAATACCGTGTTAGACGCCCCCAGTTCCACCAGCTTGCCCTGATACATCACCGCAATCCGATCGCAGTATTCGCCCACCATCGCTAAATCGTGGGAAATCAGCAGCAGTCCCATCTCCCGTTCCTTACAGAGGCGGGTTAACTCCTGCAAAATCTGGGCAGAGACCGTGACATCCAGGCTCGTCGTCGGCTCATCCGCCACGATCAGCTTCGGGTCAAGCAACAGTGCCAGGGCGATCGCCACCCGCTGCCGCATTCCGCCGCTGAACTCATGGGGATACTGCGACCAGCGATTTGCCGGAATCCTCACTGCCTCCAGGGTTGCCAATGCCCGATCCTTCGCCTGCTGGCGGGTCAACTGGGGCTGATGAGCATGGAGGGTTTCCAAACAGTGATCGCCGATCGTCATCAGCGGATCAAGCCGGGTCATCGGGTCTTGGAAGACCAGCGCGACTGCCTCTCCCCGAAACTGCCGCAGTTCTTCC from Leptolyngbya ohadii IS1 includes the following:
- a CDS encoding tetratricopeptide repeat protein; this translates as MTDEFQFWFKQGEQLADQGSYREALEQFDRVLAVQPNHGSAWVFRAVVLIHLDRFQEALESCDRALTANPTNAEAWLFRAVALQRLNRYPEAYTSYGKALGDRHSTEAQSQQPSSSLLPWNWMNTWIASLWQSIRGWA
- the hflX gene encoding GTPase HflX, with protein sequence MPIETIYGQLQGLKPSQLKQLQRLYHQRLPGDRLTTPEFAQRLAAISTEISQPVCTYINRRGQVIRVGVGTVRQTQIPLLELPRYGAERLSGIRCVTTQLKPESPSESTLTAMALQRLDALVMLVLSGGGFERRGGGATGYVKEAYLAHLVPHPEARWTVSPPLSLESVAQQDFIDLTEGLEEEFRRDYVAQQVAAGHDRVLLVGLMTEGINAKQFRDRLTEVARLIETAGGEVLEVLHQRRSSPHPQTVVGEGKVQEIALAAQTVGANLVVFDRDLSPAQVRNLEMQVGVRVVDRTEVILDIFAQRAQSGAGKLQVELAQLEYMMPRLSGRGRAMSRLGGGIGTRGPGETKLETERRAIQRRISRLQQEVNQLQAHRSRLRQQRQHQEVPSIAIVGYTNAGKSTLLNALTNSEVYTADQLFATLDPTTRRLVITDPHSHRSQAIVLTDTVGFIHDLPPSLVDAFRATLEEVTEADAMLHVVDLSHPDWQGQIRSVMKILAQMPITPGPALLAFNKIDQVDGETLAFAQEEYPQAVFISAGERLGLETLRMRLAQLVSYAVASRQFKDS
- a CDS encoding amylo-alpha-1,6-glucosidase → MNIGFGREICGDLDLAASREWLVTNGIGGYASGTVAGMLTRRYHGLLVAALNPPLARTLLLTKLEEIVHYDRQVFTLSTDRWSDGHVDPQGYRYLEHFALNDTVPTWRYACGDALLEKRVWMQYGANTTYIQYELVRSSQPLALMLKSFVNYRDYHGTTRSLHWQMDISRVDRGLCILAYDQAVPFFLLSDRAEVITLHEWYYNFFLAQERYRGLSDREDHLHAATFHITLHPGETVTIVASTDPHASLNGTAALKLRQTYEQRLLSLWKSNRPITPQGELRNVSGSVSTKEAPPWISRLVLAADQFIVNRSVTRLPLCERVNILEEPADAGAAPEQEVLHGKTILAGYPWFSDWGRDTMISLPGLTLTTGRSDVARSILRIFASYVSQGMLPNRFPDVGEEPEYNTVDASLWYFEAIQQYYLATQDDDLLAELFPVLAEMIDWHCRGTRYNIHLDPADGLLYAGTPDTQLTWMDVKVGDWVVTPRQGKPIEVNALWYNALRAIGKIARHLGKPYQEYDAIADRTLARFDRFWNADRGYCYDVLDSPDGNDPSLRPNQIFAVSLPESPLTEAQQRCVVDVCGRSLLTSHGLRSLAPDHPDYQGSYGGAPQQRDGAYHQGTVWGWLLGPFVLAHLRVYRNPVQARQFLEPMANHLLSHGIGSLSEIFDGDPPFTPRGCFAQAWTVAEVLRAWAALEKMD
- a CDS encoding pantothenate kinase, which translates into the protein MNSSEWLALAIGNSRLHWAWFRKGAIVTAWDSPHSPPEFATLEFACQKANLTPEVDLADLPLYIASVVPAQTELWLNQPRSTLLTLDAIPFQGLYPTLGIDRALALWGAAVRYGLPALAIDGGTALTFSGANAQQEFIGGAILPGLGLQRRSLSDQTAALPFVKSNDAPPRWAKSTAEAIQSGIFYTALAGIREFVQDWRQQFGKGAIVLTGGDAELLMDGLTTQYPELLEALSIDSHLIFWGMQAIVERS
- a CDS encoding long-chain acyl-[acyl-carrier-protein] reductase; translated protein: MFGLIGHLTSLEHAQSVARELGYPEYADQGLDFWCSAPPQIVDTIKVTSATGQQIEGRYVESCFLPEMLATRRIKAATRKIINAMAHAQKHGINITALGGFSSIIFENFNLQQISQVRNVKLEFDRFTTGNTHTAYIICRQVEQASRQLGIELSKATVAVCGATGDIGSAVCRWLDARTDVAELLLIARNQERLQALQDELGRGKILSLDEALPQADIIVWVASMPKGVEIDPTTLKQPCLLIDGGYPKNLGMKVQHPGVHVLNGGIVEHSLDIDWRIMSIVNMDVPARQLFACFAESMLLEFEKLYTNFSWGRNQITLEKMDLIGQVSVKHGFRPLLPALS
- a CDS encoding dipeptide ABC transporter ATP-binding protein: MTSLFHIDNFRVAYPQRQGLASEAEIRWAVDGVSLALERGERVGLVGESGCGKSTLGRAAMRLLPPSSQIAGKVWFEGRSVLDFSPEELRQFRGEAVALVFQDPMTRLDPLMTIGDHCLETLHAHQPQLTRQQAKDRALATLEAVRIPANRWSQYPHEFSGGMRQRVAIALALLLDPKLIVADEPTTSLDVTVSAQILQELTRLCKEREMGLLLISHDLAMVGEYCDRIAVMYQGKLVELGASNTVLTQPQHEYTQSLLQAALHLQAGRERLETQGVEQREVQPLLRLDAVKQHYTLEQNFVSRLLGKSEDKTIRAVDGITLDLYPGEILGLVGESGCGKSTLSRTILQLIRPTDGRIEFLGQNLTALSPQALQQQRRQMQMVFQDPHACLNPLMTVGESIADPLLIHKLAIPEAAKQEVEKMLERVGLTPAIDFYHRYPKDLSGGQQQRVAIARALITRPKLLICDEPVSMLDASVQAQVLDLMLELKQEFDLTYLFITHDLWVARFLCDRIAVMNGGRIVELGDTETLFTHPQHPYTKTLLSAAPLLSRLSQEDPQTSKAILSESP